A region from the Nitrospirota bacterium genome encodes:
- a CDS encoding zinc-dependent alcohol dehydrogenase family protein, whose translation MNAMLLERSADVATSPLALKELPRPEPGPGEVLVRVTVCGVCRTDLHVVEGELPEAKRPVVPGHEVVGLAERVGREVRGIKEGDRVGIAWLRQTCGVCDFCRTGRENLCERARFTGYHEDGGYAEYAIVPAAFAYPIPAAFADEEAAPLLCAGIIGYRALRLSGVRPGQRLGLYGFGASAHITIQVARHWGCPVYVCSLREEHRALARELGAVWVGGAAEPPPEKLHGAIIFAPAGELVPPALRALEKGGTVACAGIHMTKIPAIDYDRELFGERVVRSVTANTRQDGLDLLREAAAIPIRPHTQRFRLEEANKALQQLKAGTVKGAGVLAIS comes from the coding sequence ATGAATGCCATGCTGCTGGAGCGAAGCGCTGATGTGGCGACGAGCCCGCTGGCGCTCAAGGAGCTGCCTCGGCCGGAGCCGGGTCCCGGCGAGGTGCTGGTGCGGGTGACGGTCTGCGGGGTCTGCCGGACCGACCTCCACGTCGTGGAGGGGGAGCTGCCCGAAGCCAAACGGCCGGTCGTGCCGGGCCACGAGGTCGTGGGCCTCGCGGAGCGGGTGGGGCGGGAGGTCCGGGGGATCAAGGAGGGGGACCGGGTCGGCATCGCCTGGCTGCGGCAGACGTGCGGCGTTTGCGATTTCTGCCGGACCGGCCGGGAGAACCTCTGCGAGCGGGCGCGCTTCACCGGCTATCACGAGGACGGAGGCTATGCAGAGTATGCGATCGTGCCTGCTGCCTTCGCCTATCCGATCCCGGCCGCCTTCGCGGACGAGGAGGCCGCGCCGCTCCTCTGCGCCGGCATCATCGGCTACCGGGCGCTCCGGCTCAGCGGTGTCCGGCCGGGACAGCGGCTGGGGCTCTATGGATTCGGGGCCTCGGCGCACATCACGATCCAGGTGGCCCGGCACTGGGGCTGCCCGGTCTACGTGTGTTCGCTGCGCGAGGAGCACCGGGCGCTGGCCCGGGAGCTGGGCGCGGTCTGGGTGGGCGGCGCAGCGGAGCCTCCGCCGGAGAAACTGCACGGAGCCATCATCTTCGCCCCGGCCGGCGAGCTGGTTCCGCCGGCCTTGCGGGCTCTGGAGAAGGGCGGCACGGTCGCCTGCGCCGGTATCCACATGACCAAAATCCCGGCGATCGACTACGACCGGGAGCTGTTCGGCGAGCGGGTGGTCAGAAGCGTGACCGCCAACACGAGGCAGGACGGGCTGGACCTCCTGCGGGAGGCGGCGGCCATCCCGATCCGTCCCCACACGCAACGGTTCCGGCTGGAGGAGGCCAACAAGGCGCTCCAGCAGCTCAAGGCCGGGACGGTGAAGGGGGCCGGGGTGCTCGCCATCTCGTGA
- a CDS encoding cation-transporting P-type ATPase, whose protein sequence is MVLSSGWFTMDLSGLSPEEALKALQTGPTGLSQEEAARRLAQVGPNSLQEIKGPSLPRRFLRQFTHFLAILLWLAAGLSFLAEGFQPGQGMATLGWAILGVILINALFTFVQEYKAERAVQALHRLLPATAWVLRSGQPEQIARHALVPGDLLLLEEGEQVPADARLVEVVAMRVDNSSLTGEAKPKRRTAEPAGAGNPLDAPNLVFAGTTILSGRGRAVVFATGANSEFGKIARLATTVSAGLSPLQKEIVRVTHVVALLATGMGALFFAIGLWMGMGLWVSSVFGIGIIVANVPEGLLPTVTLALAMGSQRMARRKALIKQLTSVETLGCATVICTDKTGTLTENRMRVERLYVDGNEIAVRDGRLVRQAEGEPGPAPDFRHWGSLFRAVALCNNVKRGRRGGVRVSVTGDPTEVALVEFAQHYGPLHGLGESCFTDRFRRMGELPFDADRKRMTTIHWVEGRLVAFVKGAPEVLLPLCSRTQVHGKTPPMAVEERETILARSRSFAHQAYRVLAVATRDIEAGIAEHLSSETVERDLTFLGLVALMDPPHREVPDAVARCQRAGIRVIMITGDHPLTALAVARLIGLVRSGAEGRVIEGVELDRLGDAALDRLLADSKAAGHEPVFARMAPRHKMRIVTALKEMGEVVAATGDGVNDAPALKKADIGIAMGVAGTDVAKESADMVLLNDNFASIVDAIEEGRAVYANIRKFVTYVLASNVPEIVPYLGYGIFAIPLPLTVPQILAVDLGTDMVPALALGAEKPHAGIMEAPPRPRTERLLSLPLLLRAYAFLGLIEAVIAMAAFFWFLLAQGWTWGAPLAWTDPLYRQATTVTLAAIVIAQVANVFACRSERGSVFGLGLLSNPFILWGIAVELALLALIVYTPIGNAIFGTGPLPAWVWPPLMLGSACLLLAEEIRKVLVRKWTANALRR, encoded by the coding sequence GTGGTGCTCTCGTCCGGCTGGTTCACGATGGACCTCTCCGGTTTGTCTCCCGAGGAAGCGCTGAAGGCCCTCCAGACTGGCCCGACCGGGCTCTCCCAGGAGGAGGCGGCCCGGCGTCTGGCCCAAGTCGGGCCGAACAGCCTTCAGGAAATCAAAGGCCCGTCGCTCCCCCGCCGGTTTCTTCGGCAGTTCACGCATTTTCTCGCCATCCTCCTCTGGCTCGCCGCCGGGCTGTCCTTCCTGGCCGAAGGCTTTCAGCCGGGTCAGGGCATGGCCACGCTGGGCTGGGCGATCCTCGGCGTGATCCTGATCAACGCCCTCTTCACCTTCGTCCAGGAGTACAAGGCCGAACGGGCCGTGCAGGCCCTCCACCGGCTGCTTCCCGCGACCGCCTGGGTGCTCCGGTCCGGACAGCCGGAGCAGATTGCGCGCCATGCCCTCGTCCCCGGGGATCTGCTGCTGCTCGAGGAGGGGGAGCAGGTGCCGGCCGACGCGCGTTTGGTGGAGGTCGTCGCCATGCGGGTGGACAACTCCTCGCTGACCGGGGAGGCCAAGCCCAAGCGGCGGACCGCCGAGCCGGCGGGGGCGGGCAACCCGCTCGACGCGCCGAACCTGGTCTTTGCAGGGACCACGATCCTCTCCGGACGCGGCCGCGCGGTCGTGTTCGCCACGGGCGCGAACAGCGAGTTCGGCAAGATCGCCCGCCTCGCGACGACGGTGTCGGCCGGCCTGAGCCCGCTGCAGAAGGAGATCGTGCGGGTCACGCACGTCGTCGCCCTGCTGGCGACCGGCATGGGGGCGCTGTTCTTCGCCATCGGGCTCTGGATGGGCATGGGGCTGTGGGTCAGCTCCGTCTTCGGGATCGGCATCATCGTCGCCAACGTGCCGGAGGGGCTGCTGCCGACGGTCACGCTCGCGCTGGCGATGGGGAGCCAGCGGATGGCCCGCCGGAAGGCGCTCATCAAGCAGTTGACGTCCGTCGAGACGCTCGGCTGCGCCACGGTGATCTGCACCGACAAGACCGGGACCCTGACCGAGAACCGCATGCGGGTCGAGCGGCTCTACGTGGATGGAAACGAGATCGCGGTCCGGGACGGCCGGTTGGTCAGGCAGGCGGAGGGAGAGCCGGGCCCGGCGCCCGATTTCCGCCACTGGGGTTCCCTGTTCCGAGCCGTCGCCCTCTGCAACAACGTGAAGCGCGGTCGGCGCGGCGGCGTGCGGGTGTCCGTGACGGGGGACCCGACCGAAGTGGCGCTGGTCGAGTTCGCGCAGCACTACGGGCCGTTGCACGGCCTCGGCGAGAGTTGTTTCACGGACCGCTTTCGACGGATGGGCGAGTTGCCCTTCGATGCGGACCGCAAACGGATGACCACGATCCATTGGGTCGAAGGGCGGTTGGTCGCCTTCGTGAAGGGGGCCCCGGAGGTTCTGCTGCCGCTCTGCAGCCGGACCCAGGTGCACGGGAAGACGCCGCCCATGGCCGTGGAAGAGCGCGAGACGATTCTGGCGCGGAGTCGCTCGTTTGCCCACCAGGCCTACCGGGTGCTGGCTGTGGCCACGCGGGACATCGAAGCCGGGATCGCCGAGCACCTGAGCTCGGAGACCGTGGAACGGGACCTCACGTTCCTGGGACTGGTCGCCTTGATGGACCCGCCGCACCGGGAGGTGCCGGACGCGGTGGCGCGCTGTCAACGGGCCGGCATCCGCGTCATCATGATCACGGGCGACCATCCGCTGACCGCGCTGGCGGTCGCGCGCCTGATCGGCCTCGTCCGTTCCGGGGCCGAGGGCAGGGTGATCGAGGGCGTCGAGTTGGACCGGCTCGGCGATGCGGCCCTCGACCGGCTGCTGGCGGACTCCAAGGCGGCGGGGCACGAGCCGGTGTTCGCCCGTATGGCGCCGCGGCACAAAATGCGGATCGTGACGGCGCTGAAGGAAATGGGCGAGGTGGTGGCGGCGACCGGGGACGGGGTGAACGACGCCCCTGCGCTGAAGAAGGCGGACATCGGGATCGCGATGGGGGTGGCGGGAACCGACGTCGCGAAGGAATCCGCCGACATGGTCCTGCTCAACGACAACTTCGCCTCGATCGTGGACGCGATCGAAGAGGGCCGGGCGGTCTACGCGAACATCCGGAAGTTCGTCACCTACGTGCTGGCCAGCAACGTGCCGGAGATCGTGCCGTACCTGGGGTACGGAATCTTCGCGATCCCCTTGCCGCTGACCGTCCCGCAGATCCTCGCGGTGGACCTGGGCACCGACATGGTCCCGGCCCTCGCACTCGGCGCCGAAAAGCCCCACGCCGGCATCATGGAAGCCCCGCCGCGGCCCAGGACGGAGCGGCTCCTGAGTCTCCCGCTCCTCCTCCGCGCCTACGCGTTCCTCGGACTCATCGAGGCCGTGATCGCGATGGCCGCCTTCTTCTGGTTCCTGCTGGCGCAGGGGTGGACCTGGGGCGCGCCGCTGGCCTGGACCGATCCGCTCTACCGGCAGGCCACGACCGTGACCCTGGCGGCGATCGTGATCGCGCAGGTGGCCAACGTCTTCGCCTGCCGGTCCGAACGGGGTTCAGTCTTCGGCCTGGGGCTGTTGAGCAATCCGTTCATCCTGTGGGGCATCGCAGTCGAACTGGCCTTGCTCGCCCTCATCGTGTACACCCCGATCGGGAACGCGATCTTCGGCACCGGGCCGCTGCCGGCCTGGGTCTGGCCTCCGCTGATGCTGGGATCGGCCTGTCTGTTGCTTGCCGAGGAAATTCGCAAGGTCCTCGTGCGAAAATGGACCGCGAACGCCCTGCGGCGTTGA